agtaaagtgtgtgtcagCGCAGACCGGCGTCCTGTCCTGACGGTTTCCCACCAGAGGAAGCGTCCGGTCGGGGTCTGCGCTGTCCTCTCGCTCTGTTCAGCTCCAGGGGTCCAGCTGTTGCCTCCCTCATGAGTTCTCTGAGTTCTTTCCCCTCCCACATTTCCacgaactgtttttttttttttttcccaggaaTTTGAATTGTTCAGAAGGAgcagaaggacacacacacacacacacacacacacacacacacacacacacacacacacacacacacacacacacacacacacacacacaaacacactgctgtagGCTGACGGGATCatctggtgtggtgtgtggtgtgatgatgtgatgatctTTACTGGATTTTACTCCTGCGTGTCTCTGCTTGTGTCCCTCACACACATGTTGTGAGAAGTTCAGGTTTTTCCAGAAATGTCACACTGTTACTGTACACTTctagcaagtgtgtgtgtgtgtgtgtgtgtgtgtgtgtgtgtgtgtgtgtgtgtgtgtgtgtgtgtgagagagagagagtgaatgccatacaatatattattataataaaaaataatctatcAAATCTATACCAGCTTTTGGAACATCACTAGCGGCTCTTAAACAGTTTAGTTatgactgtttttattaattaactaaagcactacgttcgcctcacacctccagggtcgggggttcgattcccgcctccaccttgtgtgtgtggagtttgcatgttctccccgtgcctcgggggtttcctccgggtactccggtttcctcccccggtccaaagacatgcatggtaggttgattggcatctctgggaaattgtctgtagtgtgtgtgtgtgtgagtgaatgagagtgtgtgtgtgccctgtgatgggttggcactccgtccagggtgtatcctgcctcgatgcccgatgacgcctgagataggcacaggctccccgtgacccgagaagttcggataagcggtagaagatgaatgaatgaactaaagCACTAAATAAAGTCCTGAAGTTAAAGCTTTACAGCTCTGACACTGCAGACCTTCCACACGTTACACTGACACACGTTTTTAAAATCCGCTTCGGCGTCGGACGTACGAGTCTCTCGAGAACGAGTCGTTACCGTGGACGAGAGCCCAGGTGGGAACTAGCGCGTTAATATCCatataaaagtttacatttacgtCATTTTAGCACTTGTACAGAGCGTCTTGGATAAGAACGTTcgtcaccttctgaccaatcagagtgcagcaAAATTCTACCACATAAAGAAGCACTTCAGTTTTTGGGTGTAGAATCACATGGTGGTGTTCGGTGTTGGTGTAAGAGTAAAGAACAGGAGAGAAACGTGAGCGTTTTATCTCGGCCATATCTCGACTCCCGACTCTGTGCCTCTGAACCCAACGTGTAAAACACAGAGGAATATAAAATGTGTCAGGAATGTGGAGTGTGTTGCCAGATAAAGAATAAATCACTTACATAAATAACATCACCAGCCATACAAAAGACactttgtgcgtgtgtgtgtgtgtgtgtgtgtgtgtgtgtgtgtgtgtgtgtgtgtgtgtgagagagagagagaaatgaggcACAGAACGGCATGTTGGCATGCTAGCATTGTTtcaggcctcaaaacaactcctgtactgtgtgtgtgtgtgtgtgtgtgtgtgtgtgtgtgtgtgtgtgtttggggggtgtGGAGCAGTGGGCTGGGGGTAGTACATACGTGACCAGGCACAAGATGACACATTATATACTCTCAAAATAAAAGGTTACACAATCAGAATCTGCTAAAACGTGTCAGCGAGAACAGGAACAAACAAAAAGTTGAAGATTTCCAGTGAGCTATcgaatgttttcctttttttcattcagATCAAACCATTTATAGGACAAACTAATAAAAGTAACGAAAAACCTTCAGACAAACCTGGGAGAAGGATGTTGTTTCAGCTGAGGGCCTCCAGCAGCTAGCTGTACGTTAGCATTAGCGATACAGCGTGTACTCTGGTTTTAGTTTGTATATAACTGGTATCACAGAGTCACTGCTGcggacctgtgtgtgtatgtgtgtgtgtgtctgtgtgtctgtgtgtgtagcatgGTTAGAGGAGCATGACGATCCTGAGCACAAAGCCGTGTAAAGCTTTTACTCGCCgcatggtgtgtgtctgtgtgtgtgtgtgtctgtgtgtgtgtgtgtctgtgtgtgtgtgtgtgtgtgtgtgtgtgtgtgtgtgtgtgtgtgtgtgtgtgtgtgtgtgtagcatggTTAGAGGAGCATGACGATCCTGAGCACAAAGCCGTGTAAAGCTTTGACTCGCcgcacggtgtgtgtgtctgtgtgtgtgtgtgtgtgtgtgtgtgtgtgtgtgtgtgcgcggtgagtgtagaggagtgtgttctAGGGGTCAGTGATGTTGTGGGGCATAaatagtgttgtttttttaacgaAGTTGACAGAGTCAGAAAGGCACGATGATAAATAACGAACTTAAGCTGGTTTCTCCGCTCGGTTCCCAAATTAAAACAGATTGCGCCGTCTGATGTCCTTCCTTTTATTCCCGATGAGATAATAACTGAAGAGCTTTCTCGGTACGGACGAGTGGTCTCCCATATTAAGAGAATCCCCCTTGGCCGGTGGTCCTCACCTAGTGTCTTTTAGGAGAGTGGCTTTTATGGTTTTTATGGAAGGAACAGAAGAGCTCAGTGCTGTTCAATCTGATCACAGCATCTTTGTATCTTTACATGAGGATATGAAATGCTTTCACTGTGTGCAAATGGGGCATCTTGTTCGGGGTGACCCTGGTGTTCCTGAGCAACCGGGACAAGTAGCAGCTGAGCCGGCTAGGGTCGTTCTCCCTGTGGCTACAGTTCTTCCAGCCGCCCGGAACTGTTGCTGCTGCTCACCAGGGCCGAGTGAGAGTGAACCTCAAGCCCAGTCTGCAACCCAGAAAACCTCTCACGATATCAGAAGAACTTCGCTCGGCTGAACTGGAGCGGAAAAGTCCTGCTCGGTGGATTCTGGTGCAGtgctggagctggagctggGACGGGGGAGACGTGGAAATGGTGGAAGAGCCCAGCTTTAAAGACTGTAGGGACTGTAGCAAGCGAGGACTTTTTCCCCAGACAGACAACAGTTTATCTATTTCCACGATGTCAAACATTTTAGAAGAGAATGTGCTTTCTGTCGATGTTGAAATGTTTAGGTTGTGTTTTATGTTGGAGACGTTTTaaccttctgtttattttataatgagTGGGATTCATATTGCGAGCTTGGTCGAGATCTCGATGGTGCAAGAGACCACAGCGAGAGAGCTAAATTATATGGACTCTTAAAGCAGAAGCGTACCGATGTTGCCATGTTTCGGGAAACCCACGGCGACGGCGGTAATGTCGCCGATCGTGGGAAGGCCCGGGATTGGTCGGCGATCTTATTAAGTCACAACGCAACACTAAGCGGTGGAGTCGCCTCGCTGTTTACTCGCAATTTTATTCCTTGTTCTTGTTCGGTTGAAGAGATTTGAAGTCTCTTAAAGACAGCTTTAAGCTCTCGACAGCAGCGGGTGACTAAAATACAGTCAGAAGTACAACTCTTGACAGCACAATAGACATTGATGGATCTCTGAGATGCTGGTTTACTCACGCTTTAAGAGTGTGACCGAGATGGATGCTTCTTCTAAGTTCTAATTCGGTTTAGAGCAAAAGGATGGACAGGACAGATccgtactgtactgtacgtgcTCAGCGAACAGAATCGTGACCTCTCATCAGAGACCAGTGAAATTCACAAGCAGAGAGGAAGCTTCTACTGTAAACTGTACAGCAGTGAGCGGTCAGATGTTGATGACCCTAatgtattgattgatttatttatatttatttatttatttatttatttacacatatattctctttctctccttctctcctctgcAGTGTTTCCCTCATGGGCGGGGCCTGACGGGGGCCGAGGCTGGTCCTGGCCTCTGTGTATAAAATGGGAGGCCGGTGAAGGGCTTCAGTCGTGGGGTCTGGACTCAGCGGTGTGGTGCATGCTGTGCCGTGGAGGAAGAGAGAAGCTGGATCAGGCTTGTCAGAGAGGCAAAGTGGTGCTACAGCTACCCAAAGCCATGCTCCAACTCAAACTGCCCCGCCTCTTCAACATCCACCAAATCCCTAAGGTGTGCAGAAGGTGTTCACTTCGAGTGATCTAGCTGTCGTTTCACacactttatacctttaaggaAGAAACGGCTAGAGACGGAAGGTCGTCCCCACCGAACCGTACGGTACCGAGTGACATCTAATAACGTCACACTGGTCTGTTAAAGTCTTTCACTAATCTTAAACCACAGAGATTTAATATTTAGATATTCACACAAATCCTTCCCTAAACGTTAAATAAACGTCACCATAGCAAACGATTTAAAATCTGCTAATTAGGATGTTTAGAAGAATCGGTTGCATGTCTCTGTGAAATGagccgttaccatagaaacaagcCCATTATGTTAGGTGGTGTAAATTGAAATAGCTGTAGCTGCAACATTTGTGGTGAATATTTGAGGTCATTTTCCAGTTTTACAGTCTGAGCGTCTGCACGATCGTCCTCAGGTGTTTTGGGAGGATAGCATCATATCCGGTTACAGACATCCTCAAAGCTCCGCCCTGGACTGCATCCTCAGCAGCTTTCAGATGACCAATGAGACGGTGAATATCTGGACCCACTTCCTGCCGACATGGTGAGATGTGGAGCAGCATGTGACGTCCGCTTGCTGCCAAGACTTTCAGTGTGCGATTAGCTAGTAGAAAGTAGATTATGGACTATGGAGCGTGCACGTGGAAGTGCTCCTGTGGCGTGGCACGTTTTTCatctcagatttatttattatttattaaatatttatttatttactattaagatgggggggggggttcattTCTAAAATCTCGatgatttagtttttttaatttcatttttaaatgccaTCATCTGCATATGTTAGTATATGTTGGCAGCTTTAGCATAAATGTTCTTATAGGCGTCTAACTTCGCGCCATTTTAAGTGAATCGGATGATTTGACTCAATGAGTTGACTCCCAAATAGCTCCTCAATGACTCATGGACATTTTAAATTGATCGGATGATTTGACACAATGAGTTGACTCCCAAATGGCTCCTAAATGACTCATGGAAATTTTAAGTGAATCGGATGATTTGACTCAATGAGTTGACTCCCAAATAGCTCCTAAATGACTCATGGACATTTTAAATTGATCGGATGATTTGACTCAATGAGTTGACTCCCAAATGGCTCCTCAATGACTCATGGACATTTTAAATTGATCGGATGATTTGACTCAATGAGTTGACTCCCAAATGGCTCCTCAATGACTCATGGACATTTAAAATTGATCGGATGATTTGACTCAATGAGTTGACTCCCAAATGGCTCCTCAATGACTCATGGACATTTTAAATTGATCGGATGATTTGACTCAATGAGTTGACTCCCAAATGGCTCTTCAATAAATCATGGACATTTTAAGTGAATCGGATGATTTGACTCAATGAGTTGACTCCCAAATGGCTCTTCAATAAATCATGGACATTTTAAGTGAATCGGATGATTTGACTCAATGAGTTGACTTCCAAATGGCTCCTCAATGAATCATGGACATTTTAAGTGAATCGGATGATTTAACTCAATGAGTTGACTCCCAAAAGACTCCTAAATGACTCATGGACATTTTGCTCTAACCCTGACAAACTTTGCAATATATCGATCATttgagagagttttttttttttcaatagtaTTGGGAATGTAAATGATATATTTGAGCCAAAGATGTCTGTCATGCTGTTTGGCCTTACAAAAGGACGACTGTTTTGtcagatttaattaaattaataatgaataagtGACCGAGAAAGATGACATGGAcgtttgcattttaatttgtttacaaTGATGAAGTGACCGcattgactacaaactgttcACAATGTTCACCTAGAAGAGCCGATTCAAAGATTTGACTCATCCGGATGATTCGTTATCTCAATAGTCCAAAATGAGTGACATTTCCTTCGAGAATGTTCGACTCTCACAAAGAGATTACCAAACAGTAATGAGGCGTCATTACAGAACGAATCagcattcacctgtatatctgaTTCAAAGAGTCAACTCCTTTGCAAATGACACATCACTACAATTCATCCTGTTTTACGTTAATTAACCAGATCTGAGTAGTACTGTAGTTAGTAAAAGTATGGCCTGCTTTCTCTGGTACTTCAGGTACTTCCTGTGGTGCTTCTGTGCGCTCTGTTCTACGGTGGACTTCCTGTCTGAGAGCTACACGTGGCCGCTGCTGGTGTACATGCTGTTAATCTGCTTGTATCCCTTCACATCCTGCTGCGCTCACACCTTCAGCACCATGTCACTTGAAGCTCGGCATATCTGCTATTTCTTCGATTACGGAGCACTCAGCCTTTACAGCCtgggtacatacacacacacacacacacacacacacacacacacacacacacacacacacacacacacacacacacacacacacatttataccaTGTTTAAAAGCTACACTTCAGAAGCTCTCAGTTAACAATGAAGCATACGAGCAGATATCAGTTCATAACAATGTAACTGTAATGATGCCCTGCTGAAGTCTCTGTATCCTGCAGGTTGTGCGATCGCGTATGGCTCCTATGTGATGCCCGAATGTTGGGTGAACAGTCGACTCCATCGCCACTTCGTTCCCATCGCCATCGCTAACTCCGTCTTCTGCACCAGCACGTCCTGCTACTCCAGGTCAGGAACGCCGGCGCTACGAGAGAACAGAATTAAAGATGTGTGTAAAGGCTGAGATGGTGACCACATCTGTCAGGAGAATTATGtttgtagagagagagagagagagagagagagagacagagagagaataaagagagagagagagagagaataaagagagagagagagaataaagagagagagagagagaataaagagagaaagagtagagagagagtaaagagagagagagagagagagagaataaagagagaaagagaataaagggagaaagagaataaagggagaaagagaataaagagagagtagagagagagagaaagagaataaagagagaaagagagagaaagagagagagagaatagagggagagtaaagagagagagaataaagagatagagagaatagaaagagagtaaagagagagagagagaatagagagagagagaatagagagagagaatagagagagagagagaataaagagaggctggtgagggtacggatgtttatagctgctataacttAAGaaaagggttttatttatttctttctttctttatatttaagTCTAAACAGATAACAATGACATCATACTTTAACACATTAAGTGTGTTAATACACATCctgtgtttgtgctgtaagAGATTTAATACGCCGAGGTTGTGCAGGTAGAGACAGTAAATCTAACCTGCAGAGAATTATAAAAACTGTTAGAATgatttatttctcctttttttattagttttacttttttcaGGTTTTTAGAATTACAGTTTCCTCAGAGGAGTAAAGTTTTACGGACCGGAGCCTTTGTTCTTCCCTTCATGTTCGACACCATCCCACTGGTCTACAGAGTGAGTGACACCATCTTATATCTCTGTGTATGAgaaacatactgtgtgtgtgtgtgtgtgtgtgtgtgtgtgtgtgtgtgtgtgtgtgtgtgtgtctggtgtgtgtgtggtgtgtgtgtggtgtgtgtgtggtgtgtgtgtggtgtgtgtctggtgtgtctggtgtctgtctggtgtgtgtctggtgtgtgtgtgtgtgtgtgtgtgtgttgaatatagtgtgtgtttgtgtgttgaataTAGTTTGTGTgttgaatattgtgtgtgtgtgtgtgtgtgtatgtgtgtgtgtgtgtgttgaatatagtgtgtttgtgtgttgaatatagtgtgtgtgtgtgtgtgtgtgtgtgtgtgtgtgtgtgtgtgttgaatatagtgtgtttgtgtgttgaatatagtgtgtgtgtgtgtgtgtgtgttgaatatagtgtgtgtttgtgtgttgaatatagtgtgtgtgtgtgtgtgtgttgaatatagtgtgtttgtgtgttgaatatagtgtgtgtgtgtgtgtgtgtgtgtgttgaatatagtgtgtgtttgtgtgttgaataTAGTTTGTGTGTTGAatatagcgtgtgtgtgtgtgtgggtgtgtgtgtatgtgtgtgcgtgtgtgtctgtatgtaaatgtatatgtgtgtgtgctgaatatagtgtgtttgtgtgttgaatatagtgtgtgtgtgtgtgtgtgtgtgtgtgtgtgtgtgtgtgtgtgtgagagagagtatgtgagtAAATGATGATATGATGTTGTGTTGTAGCTCTTGCTGTGTTTCGGAGGAAGCTGCACTCACACAGACGCCGTATCCAGTCACTGCTATCACCTGCTGTTTGCGTTCCTCACCTGCTTCCTGTTCGCTTCTCACCTGCCCGAGAGACTCGCGCCAGGACGCTTCGACTACTTTGGTACGTGAACGTGTTCTGAGCGGTTCTGAGATGTTCGTTTGTTGTGAATGTTCACGTTTTATACCCTGATGTGTATTTACTTTCCCTCCTGCAGGCCACAGTCACCAGCTGTTCCACATCTGCGCGGTGGTCGGCACACACTTCCAGATGGAGGCGGTTCTGACAGATATGACGTCACGCCAGAGCTGGATCGCCGCCCACTCGGCCGCACCGTCCTTCATGGGAACGCTGGGAGCTCTGGCCCTCGGCATCCTGCTCAACCTGGGCATCATCGCTCTGTTCAGCGCCAGTCTGCTGCGTGCTCCACACCTCAGCCCCGAGAAAGGAGGCACTACGATCCGCACACCGCAGCCGAGCGCCGCCGCCGCGAAAGACGAGTAAAACTCTCAAGCGCTTCAGAAAAAAGAAGCTCTAAACACGGTCCAGGGACTAAAAAATAGAGATGCACCGAAATTTCATtgagtttaaaataattttggcaatttttttaattttgaaatgataacaatggcaaaaaaaaatcccagaaatatttcttttaattatttaagattaatttttaaaaataatcctgATATATAAACTCAAATGGAGTAACCGGGATTTTGCCCAAAAAATTAGAAACAAGATGACTTTTAATAGTTTGAGACAAATTTCAATTATAAAATCgtcaaaactaaattaaattatatatttaatcgATAAAATcgatgtataaataaatgaaaacttaaataaataaaaaatacattaaaaaaaaagtcaaaatattGATTATATTCTTGCACTAGTAAATTGTTCGGTGTTGTGAGATGTGGAGAAAAATCgtccacaaatatttttaatttatcttttattattattattattattctttcatCACCGAAAGACCAAACAATGGTCTTTCGGTGATGTATccccaccacccccaccaccaccaaaaaagCACTTTTTATAGAATTATATTTGACATTAACAGCACTATTaacattcttatttatttatttttttaaatttatggcTTTTATCTTCCTCGTCACGTCGGATTTTTTGACTTTTTCCCTGTTGTTAACGTCTCAAACGACCTTCAGAGGAAGGAGGTAAACGTGGCCGCGTCCACGATCCAAAATTCACCCGCCGACTCTcgtctgttttaaataaataccgACCCGAAAATTTCGGTAGGACACAAATGTAACGACACGATTAAAATCCttcataaaaaatgtacaaaatttaaaagattatatatgtttaaaaaaaatatatatatatatatatatatatataaaaaagacattttgataCAAAATGTTAACATCGGTATCGGCTACTCGTcctgtttatatttacacaaaaaaaacccaaaaattgtattaaaaaataaataaataaataatcatcagTACGATATCAGTGATATCTCACAGACTTTACATTGTATAATTAACGCATGGTGATGATGactaaatgactaaaaaaaCGAGCCTTGAAATGTCttgaatttgtgttttttcagtTCGGTGCATCGCTATTTTAAACCGTATTCCAACAGACAGCATTTACACAGTCCACTGCTtcgtattttattttattttgagttATTTTACTCCTTTATAGCTCTTTAGTTTAGTTTGGTATTTCAGCTGATGACCCTGATACCATCACCTTTCTGTTAGAGACTAATTGTTCTGTGGTATAAACaaagcacaacaacaacaacaacaacaaaagctcGGGGCTTAAATGAAGCGAATACCGAATGCATTTAGGGATTCTGTGTacaagacattattattatgataatgatgatgatgatgtcactaaTTTATGCAAATGTTATTCGTAACAGCAACCGACTGGAAGACGTTATTTCGTGCAGGTTCGTTTCCTCGCTGTACAGGAGCGCCGACGCTGCTCGCTTGTCGTCGttcctgttttctgtgtgtaaatatttattatttaggattatttttgttttttagagcGTTCTATAATCTATAATAAGCTAATCTGAGTGAAATCCTTTCACCCTAATATCCTATAAGAATATTGATCTGTGTTGAGATTCTGTAGTCAAACTTCTCGGTGCACATTTACTTTACACTGAAGTCCTTCCGGTGAATTCCGTTCCCTCGGCGACCGtcgttgtttttgtttgtttgtttgtttgtttgtttgtttgtttgtttttttccagtcgTACCAGAAGACCATACAAAGATCTACCTGAACAAACCGGAAGTGCATCAGACGCCTCGCGCACGGATTTGCCGTGAGCTTACGGCTTCTTTTATGAGAcgtttataaataaaaacaaacctttttgcactttttattgaACGAACACGGCAAAGCTCTTTATAAGGaagaatctgattggctgaagggGCGGAGCTTTTAATAAAAGAGGCGGGGTATTTTAGGGAAGGGCAGGGTTTTGTCAGAGGGGTGGGGTTTTGGTGTAGAGGCGGGGATTGGGTGTTACACATTgagctttttttaataaaaaaaattggtgcTCATAGAGCTGCATAAATCCTTCCTGACGCCTGACATAACGCTACATGCACAAAGTCTTATTCAAGCAGACGTCACAGGACTGCGTCTGTTCGTTTAAATCATCCTCCAGCTGACGTTTGCTGTccaataaaataatcagtgttttcATAACGTTATAATGCATTCATAAGCTATTACACACCCTAAAGATAGTTATGAAAATTAATTATACGTTGTAGCCATCTTCATTATGCATTACGAATTGTTAAAGTCATTCACTATTAATAAAAAAGTAGTGTTCATAACACGTTATGTCACCAGGCCTCATTGTGCATTATGAGACATTATAACGTGTTTATAAATGCCTTATAACCAGTGCTACAGTCTGTAAAGCCTTTGCATCATGAATAAGTATCCTGATGAGCGTAACGCTTTATGAACACATTATAACATGATGTGAATGTACTTCCATGAAAAAGAagtttttatgtcatttttattaaactttattaaagtggcagaaataaatctaaatcaaatgAATATATTCTTCTGTTATTAAGCTGTCACAGCATTGTTATAACATTTCATAACACTTTTATTAAAAGACTTAATGATATACATGGACATGTATTCCTAATCACAAACAGTGAAGTCAGCCATGACATTCTAATGCAGTGTTATAACGTGACATAAAGACATTATATACACGTCACTTCACTCGGGCGTTATGAACACCTGACGCTGCCGTAACAACTAACACTTATCAGTGTTTCTGTAGGTTTGAGTCTGTCTGAAAGGGCTTATGTAGGGCTTATGTAGGGGTTATGTAGCGCTGTGAGCACCGTCCTGATGAACTGATCCACGTGTTTTGGACACAGCAGAACAAAGTTAGCtgtaaaaacatttctacacTTCTGGAGGAAACAATAATCGCTTTTTAATTAGTACGACGTTTTTGTTTACAGTCCTCGTGGTCATCAGTGGGATCCGTTACGTTTCTGTAACCGAGCTGTAAACGTGTTAATCATCTAGTGTTCAGGATGTTAATCATCTAGTGTTCAGGATGTTAATCATCTAGTGTTCAGGATGTTAATCATCTAATGTTCAGGATGTTAATCATCTAGTGTTCAGGATGTTAATCATCTAATGTTCAGGATGTTAATCATCTAGTGTTCAGGATGTTAATCATCTAATGTTCAGGATGTTAATCATCTAATGTTCAGGATGTTAATCATCTAATGTTCAGGATGTTAATCATCTAATGTTCAGTTGCTCCAGGATTCACTAAGGGCTTTTAAACTCCTCCCACTGAGACACGTCTGTACTGAGTGACTTCTGTACTGAGTCACGTCTGTACTGAGACACGTCTGTACTGAGTCACGTCTGTACTGAGACACGTCTGTACTGAGACACGTCTGTACTGAGTCACTTCTGTACTGAGACACGTCTGTACTGAGTCACTTCTGTACTGAGACACGTCTGTACTGAGTCACTTCAGTACTGAGACACATCTGTACTGAGACACGTCTGTACTGAGTCACGTCTGTACCGAGTCACGTCACTACCGAGTCACATCAGTACTGAGACACGTCTGTACTGAGGCACGTCTGTAGTGAGGCACGTCTGTACTGAGACACGTCTGTACCGAGACACGTCTGTACCGAGTCACGTCTGTACCGAGTCACGTCTGTACCGAGTCACGTCTGTACCGAGTCACGTCTGTAG
This genomic stretch from Tachysurus fulvidraco isolate hzauxx_2018 chromosome 25, HZAU_PFXX_2.0, whole genome shotgun sequence harbors:
- the paqr6 gene encoding membrane progestin receptor delta isoform X1 produces the protein MKNIPQHLFPSWAGPDGGRGWSWPLCIKWEAGEGLQSWGLDSAVWCMLCRGGREKLDQACQRGKVVLQLPKAMLQLKLPRLFNIHQIPKVFWEDSIISGYRHPQSSALDCILSSFQMTNETVNIWTHFLPTWYFLWCFCALCSTVDFLSESYTWPLLVYMLLICLYPFTSCCAHTFSTMSLEARHICYFFDYGALSLYSLGCAIAYGSYVMPECWVNSRLHRHFVPIAIANSVFCTSTSCYSRFLELQFPQRSKVLRTGAFVLPFMFDTIPLVYRLLLCFGGSCTHTDAVSSHCYHLLFAFLTCFLFASHLPERLAPGRFDYFGHSHQLFHICAVVGTHFQMEAVLTDMTSRQSWIAAHSAAPSFMGTLGALALGILLNLGIIALFSASLLRAPHLSPEKGGTTIRTPQPSAAAAKDE
- the paqr6 gene encoding membrane progestin receptor delta isoform X2; amino-acid sequence: MLCRGGREKLDQACQRGKVVLQLPKAMLQLKLPRLFNIHQIPKVFWEDSIISGYRHPQSSALDCILSSFQMTNETVNIWTHFLPTWYFLWCFCALCSTVDFLSESYTWPLLVYMLLICLYPFTSCCAHTFSTMSLEARHICYFFDYGALSLYSLGCAIAYGSYVMPECWVNSRLHRHFVPIAIANSVFCTSTSCYSRFLELQFPQRSKVLRTGAFVLPFMFDTIPLVYRLLLCFGGSCTHTDAVSSHCYHLLFAFLTCFLFASHLPERLAPGRFDYFGHSHQLFHICAVVGTHFQMEAVLTDMTSRQSWIAAHSAAPSFMGTLGALALGILLNLGIIALFSASLLRAPHLSPEKGGTTIRTPQPSAAAAKDE